In the candidate division Zixibacteria bacterium HGW-Zixibacteria-1 genome, CGCGGATTCTTCGGTGATCGGCAGATCGGGCGCCGTTTCGACATGCGCGTAATCCATCTCGACCGTAAACGGGATAACATACTTATGATTGTTGGCAATCGGCACGCCCCATTTTTCGGGGCCCCGGCCGACATGCGAATAAACCCACTTCGGGTTGAGCTCGGCGATACCGACCTCGACCGCACCGAGATCGATCGTCAGATCTTTGATGATGTCGGTCATCTCATCGGGGTCGATGACATGACGGTTGGGATTGACCGGCCCGTCAACCTTGTCGAGCATTCCTTCGATGACGGCAAAAATATGACTGATATGTTCCGATTGTATCGAATCATATAACCTGCCGCCCGGCTCCAGCAGCTCCGGCAGTTTTCGCAGGCGGTCGTCGATCTCTTTTTTCCCGGGGCGCATAGCATAGTATCGGTCATATTTTTCAGTGCCCGGTTTGTACTCTTCGCGGGCAAAAATAACATCGCGCTCATCGACCCGGTCCGAGACCGCGCCGATTTCGAGCGCCTTGCGCGTTCCCAGCGGCAGGAATAAAAGCAGCGTAAAGATCAATATTATGCCGACAGCAGAGAGCATCGCCGTATTGGAAATGTTCAGGTAGAAATATATGCCAAACCACAGCAAACAGAATATAAGAAAAGTCATCGTTGCGACAATGGCCGAACGCGGTTTGCTCTCCCTGATGGAAGTGACAGCAAAAAGCCCGAAGAAACCGACGATGATAATTCCGGTTATAAAAAAACTTATTTGAATCAGGTTCATATTCTTTCCATTCGCATATTCAAAGGTAGTAAAAAACTGCGGCAATATCAAGCCGGATCGCTGAAAACGAAAAATGCCCGCCGTTGCAACGGGCGGGCATTTAATGAATACTTCGCTATCCTAAAAATCAGCGCCGATCGAAAAATATGATTTGGGATGCGCCGCGACAGTGGCCCAGTCAGTGTTCCAGGCGAGGTCATATCGCAGCACGAAAATGCCGAGGTTGGCGCGGATACCAAAGCCGAACGCCGACTTGATGTCTTTCAGATGTGCGGTTCCATCGGCTGATGTGCCGCCCTTGAAATTGTCGCCTTCCCAGGCCGCGCCCATATCATAGAACCAGTTGCCGGTCACATAGCCGATGGTCAGCGGCAGGGGGAAATTCATTTTCAGGTAATCGACAAACGGGTAGCGGAACTCGAAATTGGCCAGGAAGTACTTATCACCGGAAAAATCGAAATAATTATAACCGCGGAGAGGTGTGACGATCTGGGAGAAGTACAGGTTTTCGACATCGTACACTTCGGCATCGACCGTGGTACTTCCGATTTTATTCGAAGTGCCGCCGAGGAAATATCTTTTCGGGGTATCGCCCCAGGAAGCGCCGCCGGAAAGGCGGAAAGCCATCGAAAAGAGGCTCTTGATATGCCAGTACTTGCGGTAATCGAGTTCGGCGGCATAGTATGAAATATCGCTGGCATTGAACAAATCGATGGCGCCTTCGAGATCCAGCCGGGAACGCCGGCCGTTCAGTGGGCCGGTGACGCCCCAGATAATATTATCCTGCACGAAGCCGATGCCGGCCGTGGTGACTTTGGAGGAGCGGTCGGGGCGCGGGTCGATGACGTCATGATATTTGCGATCGATGAAATATTGTGAGGCATAAGCCTCGGCCCGGAAGAAGGTCGAAAACGGATATGATGCATATCCCTGGAAACCATAGAAGCGATCCGAAAAGAGCAGGTCGTAGTTGTCGATATAGAAATTTTTGGTATGGAAGGCGCCGACGCCGAAGTTCGTCCGCAATTTATTGTACAGATAGAAAATGCTGATATTGGTTTGATCGATGGTGTTAACCAGATCGGTAATAAGATATATCTGGTGGTCCCCGAGATAGTCGGAGAAGACAAAGACCGACTGCCCACGCAAACCAAAGAATGTATCATAGGAAAAACCGCCGTTGACATAGTCCGGCGTGAATTTGACCTTGTAGTCATACACTTTGTACTCTCCGGAAGGAAGCGTATTGTTGCTGGCAATCGAATCAAAGGCGGATAGCCGCTGTTTTTCGAGATATTCATCCCGGCTCTGGTCGAAAGTGACATCGGAGAATATCGTATCGAGCGGATCGGGCTGGTGCGGCTCGGCAACAAAAATATAATCGCCGTCCTCGATCCGGGTAGAATCCGGCGCAACCGGTTTGGTTTCGGCCGGTTCTTCGGCGACTTCAGTACTGTCTGCGGCCGTTTCAGTTACCTCGGTACTATCTTCGACTTTCTCGGCAACCTCGGTACTGTCCGCGATAGCTTCGCTTTCTTCTGCGGTTACGGTTGCAGTATCGTCAGCCGCGGACGCAGCTTCATGCGCCTCGAGGGCGGATTCTTTATCGACAAGTGTATCCTCAACCGGCTCCTCATCTGCATTGAGGGCATATTGCACCGATGGCTTGCCGTAGAGTCCTTTGACAAAATCGGTCGGTTCGAGGACACCGTTGTTGCCGACCGGTTTGAGGTCCTTCAGGAGATAGACATCGAAGCCGCCATTGCCGAAAGATGAAAAAGCGATTTTATCGCCCTCAGGTGACCATGAGGGATTATCGACACCGGTCAGGATGTCGATAATGGCATATGTTGTCGATGAGTCAAGATGGGTAATATAAAGATTGTCGATGCCATTGCGGTTGGACACAAAGACGACCCGGTCGCCTGTCGGGGAGACCTGCGGGCTGTGATTCTGTCCCGGTCCGCAATGAATCGGCTTGATTGTCCCGGATTCGATATCGCCCGCGAACAAACTGTAGTTGGCATAGTCGAATTTGCTGTAGATGGTCCACCAGTCGAGCGAATCTTCGGGCGTATAGTCGGGATTCGTAAGAATGAAATCATTATCGGGATGCGGGCGGCTGGAGGAAAAAGCGATGTGCCGCGAATCGGGGAACCATGAGGGTTCCGTATCATCGAACGTATCGTTTTTCAGGTTCATGGTTTCATCTTTTTCGATATCGTATATAATAATTTCTCGCTTACGACCGTCGAGACCCGAAAAGGCTATTTTTTTGCCGTCCGGCGACCAGACCGGATCAAGGATGCTATTGAAGTTGAAATGTTTTCTCTTGTAAATATTTTTGTCTTTCACGGTCAGAAAATAGATCGCATCACGGCCCTGAGTTTTTACGACAAAGGCGATTCGTTCTCCGTCCGGCGAAAAGGTCACCCCGGAATAGTAGTAATGCAGCGATTCCAGATCGCCGGATCGCTCCGCCTTTACAAGGCGATCGATCAACTGCCCGTCGATCGCGGAGATCAGATATACCTCGGTGTAATCCTTGCGGTCGGAATATATGGCCAGCCGATCGCCTTTGGGTGAAAAGATCGGATTGCCGTTGTAGTTGGAGCCGTCCTTGGTGTGGTCGGTCAGCGGTTTGGCGAATTCTTTGGCTTCCTTCCTTTTGGCAATCTCCGGCCAGTAACGCCGTTTCATTTCCTTCGCGAAATTCTCATAGAAATCTTTGGTTTCGATTCCGGCCGAGGCTTTCATGGCCTTGTTGGATGTCAGAAGCACCTTGCCCTTGGCAAGAAATTCGCCGATTTTTTGTTCACCGTAATTGTCGACAATATAGTTGATCATCGCCTGACCCTGCTTATAGGCCAGGTAGCCGCCGAGATACATAGGCGGCATCAGGTAATTATTGATAGTGGCGTCACGCACGACCATGTCGGCATAGTAATCCCAGCCGTATCGTGAAGAATATTCGGCGTAACCTTCGGCGAACCAGAGCGGCAGATCAAACAGCCGCTGACGCGACAACAGCGATGAAAACATATTGCCGAACAGCATGTCATAAGTGACGGCATGGGTCAACTCATGATGCAGGACATGCCGGAAATCCTCGGTCGAACCATTGAAAGGAATCGCGATACGATTTTTAAATGCTTCGGTAAAACCGCCGACACCTTCGGGAAGAAGCGACGGTATAATATTTGTCTGCTGAAAATCATTGGGTGAATTGTAAATAAAAACCGGAACCCGGCGGCTCAGGTGGTAGTTCAATTGATCCGAAACGACGACATAAGCCGATTCCAGCACCGATGAGGCGAATTTGGCGGTTTCATACATCTGGTCTGCAAAATAGATATCGAAATGCCTCGTTTGAATATATTGCCACTCGAACTGCTTGAACTGAACCTTGTTTTTGCCGAAATACTTTTCCTGACCGAAGGCCAACCCCGAGGCCAGAATTATAAGTAAAACCCAAAAGAGTGTTTTCTTTGCCATTTTATTCGTTCCAATAAATTAAGTTTATATAAATCAGTTATCAATTCACTCTTTTTATATCGGCCCCCAATGAAGAAAGCTTTTCATCCAGCATTGAATATCCGCGGTCGACATGATACACTCTCAACAGTTCGCTGGTTCCTTCCGCCGCCAGGCAGGCCAGGGTCAGGCCGGCGCCGCCGCGAATTTCCGAGGCCATGACCGACGCGCCCTTCAGTTTACTGACGCCGTTCAGGGTGGCTTCGTTCATTGCCACCGTAATATCGGCCCCGAGACGGCGCAATTCCATCATATGGCTGAACCTATCTTCAAAAACAGTTTCCTTTATACGACTTGTTCCCGAAGCGATTGTTGCAACTGCCATTATGCAGGGCAAAAGATCGGTCGGGAAGCCCGGAAAAGGAAAAGTAACCACTTTAATCGGCTTCGGAATTTTAGGGCCTTTTATAAAGATACTATTTTTTTTCTCGTTTATTTCACAACCCATCTCAATTAATTTACGGGAGACCATGGTTAAATGCGAAGGATCGATGCCCTTTATTTCGGCCGAGCCGCCGGTTATAGCGGCGCCGCACATATACGTTCCGGCCACCAGTCGATCGCCGGTAACCTTATATGAGGCCGGCTTAAGCGATTTAACCCCTTCGACAATAACACTGGCCGTGCCGGCTCCGCTGATTTTCGCTCCGCAGGCATTGAGAAAGCGAGCGACATCGACCACTTCGGGATCGCAGGCGGCATTGATTATATGGGTCGTGCCTTTGGCCGTAACCGTTCCGAACAGGATATTTTCCGTTCCGGTGTGCGACGGGCGGTCGAAATAGACGGTCGTTCCCTTCAGCTGTTTTGCCCGGGCAATAATATATCCGGCATCCTCGGTTATCTCGGCGCCGAGCGTCCGGAACCCCTGAATGTGGTAGTCAACCGGGCGGGGGCCGAGCGTGCAGCCGCCGGGAAGCGATACTTTAGCTTCGCCGGTGCGCGCCAGTAGCGGACCCAGGACCAGAAATGAAGCTCTCATCTGGCGCATCAAATCATAGGGCGCGACATTATCGTTGATTTGCGAACAGTCGATTTCCATCCGCATCTTTTTCGGATCGTATTCGATTTTGGCCCCGATAAACTCGAGAACCTTGCGGATAGTATAGATGTCCTTTAAGGGAGGAATATTATCAAGGACGGAAACACCCTTTTTGAGAAGAATCGTCGATGCGATAATGGGCAGGGCGGCGTTTTTCGAGCCCTCGACCTTAATACTTCCATTTAGTTTCCTGCCGCCATTTATTACGAATTTATCCATTCCTAATCCTTATAATGAATATTGTTGTCTTTAGTTCAATCATTTATGCCATTATTAAGGATATCCATTTATTAATTCCACCGCAATAAAAATGTCCTCGTGGCAATGGAGGGACCCGGGCGAATTGTTCAAAACCGCCCGGGTCGCAGAGGAAGAAAGGCATAGGTCCAAAAGATGCTTTAATTTTTTGTCGGTGCCTCCGCCAATGCCGCTTTTACCCAGATTTCCTGTTTTTCCGGCATCTGCATTCCTCGGCCGCCTCCGGGTGGGCCGCCACCCATTCCGCCCCCGGGACGACCTCCTGCAATACCACCGCCGCTGCCCCCGGGAAAGCCGTCGCCCCCACCCGGCCTTCCGCCTTCAGGCCGTTTCCTTCCTTCCGGCATGGCGCCCCATTCCGAACCGATCCCGATAATTTGCCCCGAGGTGGCGGCCGATTTATATAAGTCATTGTCCGAAGCCCTGATCGGGATTCGGAATTCATAGGTGTATATCGTGTAAAACTGATGAGGAAACGGCTGGCGCATGTGATTTCCTTTCAATGATTCAATTTCTCATTCTTTTCAAAGACAATTTGTCCGCAGTAATGGTCGAATCCAAAAGTGGTTTTTTTCAAATGGCAGGGGGGGGATGAAACAAATTGTTACAAACTGCCGACTGGCGGCGGTTTATTGCTCCCGCCGTATTTTATTATCCAGCGGTTTGCTTAAAAGAAGTAGCGAATTTTCACGTCTTTAACGCGTTGTGAAATACGATTATATCATCGCTTAATTGTATAATTACTTCCATCGAGTTGAAATGACTTGACACAGCCTTTAAACCCCGCTATATTTTTTTTGCCCTCGGGGAATATCATCAACAACCTGACAGCGAGGGCATGCGACATTAAGACAGCATCAATCGACCGACAATGGATTGTCTCAGGAGGCAGCCCTGATGGCTTCATCGATCACCAAAGATATCTGGACATATATTTTTATTGCCATAATCGTGGTCATGGGCATCGAAATATTATACCTGTTCAAACAAAACCGTGAACTGAGGGCGATTATCGAAAATCCCAAAGAGCATCTGGGAATGCTTGAAGAGGAGCAGACCGTTCCGCCTTTTACGGCAGTCGATATATTTAATGATACAATAACGGTCTCATACGGGCCGGATCAGCCCTATACCATGCTTTTCTGGCTGTCGTCGGAATGTTCGGTGTGCAAGGACAATCTGCCGTTCTGGAACCGCCTCTATGAAGAGCGGACCAATGAGCATATCCGGTATCTCGGCATGTGCGCCGATTCGCGGCAGGCGGCACTCGAGTATGCATCGGAATACGGGATATTGTTTCCGGTGGTTTGTCCCGATGACCCGCAGATTCTGGATAGTTATAAAGGAAATATCCTTCCACAGACAATATTCATTTCGCCCCAGGGCAGCATATTAAAAGTATGGCCGGGAGCCCTGGCGCAGGGAAAGGAAGATC is a window encoding:
- a CDS encoding reductive dehalogenase; protein product: MILPQFFTTFEYANGKNMNLIQISFFITGIIIVGFFGLFAVTSIRESKPRSAIVATMTFLIFCLLWFGIYFYLNISNTAMLSAVGIILIFTLLLFLPLGTRKALEIGAVSDRVDERDVIFAREEYKPGTEKYDRYYAMRPGKKEIDDRLRKLPELLEPGGRLYDSIQSEHISHIFAVIEGMLDKVDGPVNPNRHVIDPDEMTDIIKDLTIDLGAVEVGIAELNPKWVYSHVGRGPEKWGVPIANNHKYVIPFTVEMDYAHVETAPDLPITEESATSYLFGANISIALASYIRSLGWPARAHMAGSNYQIMLPPVAHDAGLGELGRMGYLISPQLGARVRLGAVTTDLPLLTDEPISFGVQDFCERCLKCAENCPSGAIPFGSKTDVRGVLKWQLNIEKCLHYWRMMGTDCGLCMKVCPYSHPEALVHDITRTAIKRSVVARQLAVWADDLFYGRKAKYL
- the murA gene encoding UDP-N-acetylglucosamine 1-carboxyvinyltransferase, with the translated sequence MDKFVINGGRKLNGSIKVEGSKNAALPIIASTILLKKGVSVLDNIPPLKDIYTIRKVLEFIGAKIEYDPKKMRMEIDCSQINDNVAPYDLMRQMRASFLVLGPLLARTGEAKVSLPGGCTLGPRPVDYHIQGFRTLGAEITEDAGYIIARAKQLKGTTVYFDRPSHTGTENILFGTVTAKGTTHIINAACDPEVVDVARFLNACGAKISGAGTASVIVEGVKSLKPASYKVTGDRLVAGTYMCGAAITGGSAEIKGIDPSHLTMVSRKLIEMGCEINEKKNSIFIKGPKIPKPIKVVTFPFPGFPTDLLPCIMAVATIASGTSRIKETVFEDRFSHMMELRRLGADITVAMNEATLNGVSKLKGASVMASEIRGGAGLTLACLAAEGTSELLRVYHVDRGYSMLDEKLSSLGADIKRVN